One genomic region from Streptomyces sp. NBC_01304 encodes:
- a CDS encoding tetratricopeptide repeat protein, translated as MRNSHRAEAEGLLARAVEEEVRRSGGRTDGQVLLGRARGALDAMAESAAEEYGAFVRALDEAEAGTQSFRERLGKTGSTPFLAAGVGAVAAGVADLALGTSAGTALGAGAVVAVAGAAATVGKVAAVHWPAAHQRAGARNQPGGPEQLRLQWLTALEVRGIRPFLDQQRVVAAATAGSSAGKKPPTVRRTDKSAAARRRNVLEKSFGQLPEPDGPFAGRRGELGQIGRWVQAARASTRTRPTVVVLHGPPGAGRTTLALRAAHALKDQFRGACVVDLRGDSASERPLPTRDALLHLLNRLGAPREQLLFRERSPQEQQLKRLSELYHQHLTGLPVTIVLDDASDIEQIRTLIPERSESLVLVTARQPLDLGPDLPAWVHQLPVGALDAAGAEELLREAAQDTSGPYDAEAADQIGELCGGLPLALHVAGTSIGPRTARQLALDLTAYGPVEPVERVLWLRYSDQTEAARRLLRRLALAGRASLGAAAAAALLAADEPEATRHLTELAKAGLIDHVRGSRYRLHDLVRTFAQARLLDEEEPAERTAAQERLIANYAELADSVIRLVDGKTSTRADQFGPHGFTSLDAALRWLDDESSFITAALRHAEGVDQQAVLGLLGALCDYCLLRGDLYRLGEISELTQAVDQGLLGRSVQWRTGIAARQLGELDKARTTLSSVVDLYFEAHQEAGAALALCSLGITLHHQGQLTEAAAKLNEALDLQSPAAQAGDRGWTMHALAAVERDRGRLAEALELLHSALALHRDSESLHGQAWAHFQLGQVCLRMGDVPRADGELRTALDLYGRTRDPRGEAWALTELARARLVDGDPSSAVDGLRQAVSRHRENEDARGEAWTLYYLGQALEETGNLDQAVRELERSRTMFSRMRDVYGLACARHHSGRVTRDQSAGRTGSLRNSGFARQLLADARADFQRIKVPHGEAWTCLELAVVDAGNNRSAQALALCDEAAALFASYGDRRGEDWARFLRCTLLPYASPGGSEIGAAVAQEELTQLAAAPHPTRDGKLGDYLETYGLMLERGVDLESGWQAWRLGLVPNRHAREVMGVPIPA; from the coding sequence ATGCGGAACAGCCATCGGGCCGAGGCCGAGGGGCTGTTGGCCCGGGCCGTGGAGGAGGAGGTCCGGCGGTCGGGCGGGCGGACCGACGGGCAGGTGCTGCTCGGCCGGGCGCGCGGGGCCCTCGACGCGATGGCCGAGAGTGCGGCGGAGGAGTACGGCGCGTTCGTGCGGGCCCTCGACGAGGCCGAGGCGGGTACGCAGTCCTTCCGGGAGCGGCTCGGGAAGACGGGGTCGACTCCCTTTCTGGCGGCGGGAGTCGGCGCGGTCGCGGCCGGGGTCGCGGATCTGGCCCTGGGCACGTCGGCGGGCACGGCACTCGGCGCCGGGGCGGTGGTCGCCGTCGCCGGGGCCGCCGCGACGGTGGGCAAGGTCGCCGCCGTGCACTGGCCGGCCGCCCATCAGCGGGCCGGGGCGCGCAATCAGCCCGGCGGGCCCGAGCAGTTGAGGCTGCAGTGGCTGACGGCACTGGAGGTGCGGGGCATCCGGCCGTTCCTGGACCAGCAGCGGGTCGTGGCGGCCGCGACGGCGGGCAGCTCGGCCGGGAAGAAGCCGCCCACGGTGCGACGTACGGACAAGAGCGCGGCGGCGCGACGAAGGAACGTACTGGAGAAGTCCTTCGGTCAACTTCCGGAGCCGGACGGGCCGTTCGCGGGGCGACGCGGTGAGCTCGGGCAGATCGGGCGGTGGGTGCAGGCGGCCCGCGCGTCGACCCGGACCCGGCCGACGGTGGTCGTGCTGCACGGTCCGCCCGGCGCGGGGCGGACCACGCTGGCGCTGCGGGCGGCGCACGCCTTGAAGGACCAGTTCCGCGGGGCCTGCGTGGTGGACCTGCGGGGCGACAGCGCAAGCGAGCGGCCGCTGCCCACGCGGGACGCGCTGCTGCATCTCCTGAACCGGCTCGGCGCGCCCCGCGAACAGCTGCTCTTTCGTGAACGGTCGCCGCAGGAACAGCAGTTGAAGCGGCTGAGCGAGCTGTACCACCAGCACCTCACGGGGCTGCCGGTGACGATCGTGCTCGACGACGCGAGCGACATCGAGCAGATCCGCACCCTGATCCCCGAGCGCTCGGAGAGCCTGGTCCTGGTCACCGCCCGGCAGCCGCTCGATCTGGGGCCCGACCTGCCGGCCTGGGTGCACCAGCTGCCGGTCGGCGCGCTGGACGCGGCAGGTGCGGAGGAGCTGCTTCGGGAGGCGGCGCAGGACACGAGCGGGCCCTACGACGCCGAAGCGGCGGACCAGATCGGGGAGTTGTGCGGCGGGCTGCCGCTGGCCCTGCATGTCGCGGGGACGTCCATCGGGCCGCGTACGGCCCGGCAGCTGGCCCTCGATCTCACGGCGTACGGGCCGGTGGAGCCCGTCGAGCGAGTGCTCTGGCTGCGCTACTCGGACCAGACCGAGGCGGCCCGCCGCCTGCTGCGCAGGCTGGCGCTCGCGGGCCGGGCCTCCCTCGGCGCGGCAGCGGCGGCGGCCCTGCTCGCCGCCGACGAGCCGGAGGCGACCCGGCACCTCACCGAGCTCGCCAAGGCCGGGCTGATCGACCACGTGCGCGGCAGCCGCTATCGCCTGCACGACCTGGTCCGCACCTTCGCGCAGGCCCGCCTGCTCGACGAGGAGGAGCCGGCCGAGCGGACGGCCGCGCAGGAACGACTCATCGCGAACTACGCCGAGTTGGCGGACTCGGTGATCCGCCTGGTCGACGGCAAGACGTCGACCAGGGCGGACCAGTTCGGGCCGCACGGCTTCACTTCCCTCGACGCCGCGCTGCGCTGGCTGGACGACGAGTCGAGCTTCATCACGGCGGCGCTGCGGCACGCGGAGGGCGTCGACCAGCAGGCGGTCCTCGGGCTCCTGGGCGCGCTGTGCGACTACTGCCTGCTGCGCGGCGACCTGTACCGCCTGGGCGAGATCAGCGAGCTGACGCAGGCCGTCGACCAGGGGCTGCTCGGCCGGTCCGTGCAGTGGCGCACCGGCATCGCGGCCCGCCAGCTGGGCGAGCTCGACAAGGCGCGTACGACGCTGTCCTCCGTCGTGGACCTGTACTTCGAGGCGCACCAGGAGGCGGGCGCGGCCCTGGCCCTGTGCTCGCTCGGGATCACGCTGCACCACCAGGGCCAGCTCACGGAGGCCGCCGCGAAGCTCAACGAGGCCCTCGACCTGCAGTCCCCTGCCGCCCAGGCAGGCGACCGGGGCTGGACGATGCACGCGCTGGCGGCGGTCGAGCGGGACCGCGGCCGCCTCGCCGAGGCCCTCGAACTCCTGCACTCCGCGCTGGCCCTGCACCGGGACAGCGAGTCCCTGCACGGGCAGGCCTGGGCGCACTTCCAGCTCGGCCAGGTCTGTCTGCGGATGGGCGATGTGCCGCGCGCGGACGGCGAGTTGCGTACGGCGCTCGACCTGTACGGCCGCACCCGCGACCCCCGCGGCGAGGCCTGGGCCCTCACCGAGCTGGCACGGGCCCGCCTGGTGGACGGCGACCCGTCATCCGCGGTGGACGGCCTTCGCCAGGCGGTCTCCCGGCACCGCGAAAACGAGGACGCGCGGGGCGAGGCGTGGACCCTGTACTACCTGGGGCAGGCCCTGGAGGAGACCGGCAACCTGGACCAGGCGGTCCGCGAGCTCGAACGCTCCCGCACGATGTTCTCGCGGATGCGCGACGTGTACGGCCTGGCCTGCGCCCGCCACCACTCGGGCCGCGTGACGCGTGACCAGAGCGCGGGCCGGACGGGATCGCTCCGCAACTCCGGCTTCGCCCGGCAGCTCCTCGCGGACGCCCGCGCCGACTTCCAGCGCATCAAGGTCCCGCACGGCGAGGCATGGACCTGCCTGGAGCTGGCGGTCGTGGACGCGGGAAACAACCGCTCGGCCCAGGCGCTCGCGCTCTGCGACGAGGCAGCGGCCCTCTTCGCGTCGTACGGCGACCGACGGGGCGAGGACTGGGCCCGCTTCCTGCG
- a CDS encoding esterase/lipase family protein, producing MRRTRALAVLAMTVTLLSGGVAHADGGRQRGEDPVAAAKRLAAPGMPAGVNDWSCRPSPQKPRPVVLAHGTFTPSAQAWSQLAPVLVRRGFCVYALDYGVVEGRPGVAGIGPVAESAEQLATFVEGVRAATKAPKADLVGYSQGGLMPRYYLRFLGGAAKVDRLVGVAPDNHGITVAALSNLLQTATGPVAGVISALPDLEGLLPGIGKLLPRVPALVSELKKFGNDPLDFLLKGCPACKDQLVGSAFLAKLNEGHETEPGVRYSVLSSRADNVGTRPETQALQGVPQWWVQDRCPLSLASIPAIAHTVMPYDHVVQHRVTQLLDPAADEATNCFSRA from the coding sequence ATGCGCCGCACCCGTGCCCTCGCCGTCCTCGCCATGACCGTCACGCTCCTGTCCGGGGGCGTCGCGCACGCCGACGGCGGGCGGCAGCGCGGTGAGGATCCCGTCGCCGCCGCCAAGCGGCTCGCCGCGCCCGGCATGCCCGCCGGGGTCAACGACTGGTCCTGCAGGCCCAGTCCGCAAAAGCCCCGCCCGGTGGTCCTCGCGCACGGCACCTTCACACCGTCCGCCCAGGCCTGGTCGCAACTCGCGCCCGTCCTGGTCAGGCGCGGGTTCTGTGTGTACGCGCTGGACTACGGGGTGGTGGAGGGGCGTCCCGGGGTGGCCGGCATCGGGCCCGTCGCCGAGTCGGCCGAACAGCTCGCCACGTTCGTCGAGGGGGTCCGGGCGGCCACGAAGGCCCCGAAGGCCGACCTCGTGGGGTACTCGCAGGGCGGGCTGATGCCGCGCTACTACCTCCGGTTCCTGGGCGGCGCGGCCAAGGTGGACCGGCTCGTCGGCGTGGCGCCGGACAACCACGGCATCACGGTGGCCGCGTTGAGCAACCTGCTGCAGACGGCGACCGGGCCGGTGGCCGGAGTGATCTCGGCCCTCCCCGACCTCGAAGGGCTGCTGCCGGGGATCGGCAAGCTGCTGCCCCGCGTGCCCGCGCTGGTGAGCGAGCTCAAGAAGTTCGGCAACGATCCGCTGGACTTCCTCCTGAAGGGCTGCCCGGCCTGCAAGGACCAGCTGGTCGGCTCGGCGTTCCTGGCCAAGCTGAACGAAGGGCACGAGACCGAGCCGGGGGTGCGCTACAGCGTCCTGTCCAGCCGGGCCGACAACGTCGGTACGCGGCCCGAGACGCAGGCCCTGCAGGGGGTGCCGCAGTGGTGGGTGCAGGACCGCTGCCCGTTGTCGCTCGCCTCGATCCCGGCGATCGCACACACCGTGATGCCCTACGACCACGTGGTCCAGCACCGCGTCACGCAGCTGCTCGACCCGGCGGCGGACGAGGCGACGAACTGCTTCTCGCGGGCCTGA